In a genomic window of Rhodospirillales bacterium:
- a CDS encoding tetratricopeptide repeat protein: MRRFGRFALMALLSLSAAFALTGAAATRTQDFEKQKTWCLDDEADADLRIGACTWLLNSGELAEGGVPFVFVHRAEARLKKGQFDLAARDLEQALRLDPKNAFGRTLLGDAHVGLGQHERAIQNYDESLRLEPSAYAYLRRGLAHQRAGRTARAIEDYDQALKLEPGDSELHVHRGAAHGVLGNFEKAIEDLTQAIRLDPEDPVAHNSLAWIYATAKDARLRNGEEALRHARKALALKRTPVNLDTLGAALLARGEPDKAVNAYRDSMKLGGPERVRRYQDYLKKRGFYSGPPDGIYGPAVERAILECFRAGCIPLSN; the protein is encoded by the coding sequence ATGCGAAGATTCGGAAGGTTTGCCTTGATGGCACTCCTGAGCCTCTCTGCCGCGTTCGCCTTGACCGGTGCGGCTGCCACCCGGACCCAAGATTTCGAGAAACAGAAGACTTGGTGCCTGGATGATGAGGCCGATGCTGATTTGCGGATCGGTGCATGCACTTGGCTTCTCAACTCGGGCGAACTGGCGGAAGGAGGCGTTCCCTTTGTCTTCGTCCATCGCGCCGAAGCCCGCCTCAAGAAAGGCCAGTTCGACCTGGCGGCGCGCGATCTCGAGCAGGCACTCCGGCTCGACCCCAAGAACGCGTTCGGCCGCACGCTATTGGGTGATGCTCATGTGGGCCTGGGTCAACATGAACGCGCGATACAAAACTACGACGAATCCCTGCGCCTGGAACCATCTGCTTACGCCTACCTGAGGCGGGGACTGGCACATCAGCGTGCCGGCCGCACCGCGCGCGCCATCGAGGACTACGACCAGGCGCTCAAGCTTGAACCCGGCGATAGCGAGCTGCACGTCCATCGTGGCGCGGCGCATGGGGTCCTGGGGAATTTCGAGAAGGCGATAGAGGACCTGACCCAGGCGATCCGTCTTGATCCCGAAGACCCCGTGGCCCACAACAGCCTGGCTTGGATCTACGCCACGGCCAAGGACGCACGTTTGCGCAACGGCGAGGAGGCGTTGCGCCACGCCCGCAAGGCGCTCGCGCTCAAGCGGACGCCGGTCAATCTCGATACGCTGGGTGCGGCGTTGCTCGCGCGCGGCGAGCCGGACAAGGCGGTGAACGCTTACAGGGATTCGATGAAACTGGGCGGGCCTGAACGTGTGCGGCGCTACCAGGACTACCTGAAGAAGCGCGGCTTCTATTCCGGCCCGCCCGACGGCATTTACGGGCCCGCGGTCGAGCGGGCGATTCTCGAATGCTTCCGCGCGGGGTGCATTCCCTTGTCCAACTGA